TTTTTAGTTCATAGTAAAGAAACAAGATCCATACATAAcctttttcctctctcccatcctcctttctgccttcttcctttccagGCATCAGTGAACTGTGAAACAGTGGGGAATATTTGGTATTCAGTTTTGAACCACATTTCTTGTGGTTGGGATCATGAGGTGATCTCTTGGTTAAAGTTGTCAGTGTGGTTCTCAAGTAGCTGCTCACTATCAAcagggaagtttttaaaaaagtattgatGCCCGGGGTGTGCCCTCAAAGATTCTGATTAGTGGTCTGCAATAGGACCCAGGcataggtattttttaaaaagcttccaaGGTGGTCCTAGAATTGCTCATGTGCAAGTAAACTGTTAGATGACTGATAATAATAATGGTcaaattataaaatggaaatgcagCTTTAGaattgctcttttttctttttcaattgtacaaataattataaattttctggttattttaaaaagaaactataaagaacttatggaattcttttttttttttttcatagtgaaaacttttatatttggAATTAGCCAGCTGGACTCAGTTTAGATGATGCCAATTTTGTTGGCAACATCCAAAGCATCATAGTCGGGAGCCAGTCGAACATATGCCTTCTTCTCTCCATCAGGCCTGATCAGAGTATTGACCTTAGCCACGTCAATGTCATAGAGCTTCTTCACAGCCTGTTTAATTTGGTGCTTGTTGGCCTTGACATCCACAATGAATACCAGTGTGTTGttgtcttctattttcttcatgGCTGACTTGGTGGTGAGGGGGAATTTGATGATGGCATAGTGGTCAAGTTTGTTTCTCCTAGGGGCGCTCTTCCGAGGATATTTGGGCTGCCTCCTGAGCTGCAGTGTTTTGGGCCGCCGGAAGGTGGGCGACGAcggatcttcttttttttttttgtggctgtgGACACCTTTCAACACGGCTTTCTTGGCCTTCAGAGCCTTTGCTTTGGCTTCAGCTTCAGGAGGAGCAGGGGCTTCCTTCTTCGCCTTCTGCGCCATCTTCATGAAAAGGCTGGAATTCTTATATGAAACTTCCCCTTCACCTTACATCTACTCTCTCCAGATGTAACCACTTTCAGTGGTTTTCTATGCATCTAAAAATGCATACATTTACTTGTATATAGTGtttttgacggagaaggcaatggcaccccactccagtactcttgcctggaaaatcccatggacggaggagcctggtaggctgcagtccatggggtcgctagagtcagacacgactgagcggcttcactttcacttttcactttcatgcattggagaaggaaatggcaacccactccagtgttcttgcctggagaatcccagggacgggaagcctggtgggctgccatctatggggtcgcacagagtcggacacgactgaagcgacttagcagcagtgttttTGAAACATAAAGGAGATCATACCttcttttatgtattattatgtgttttgcttttttcacttaatttatcTTGGAGATCTTTCCATGTCAATACATAGAGAtctaccttatttttaaaatattcttttacttcattccttttaatttctgtagAGTGTTTCTTAGTATATgggctttaatttctttctcattttcacatATCCAGCTCACCGTTACAGAGCAAAGATCCTGTAACCAGACTACCTGGTTTTGACTATAAACATTTATTCTTGTTGGcgatattatcattttaatttttcaatttttttaccAGTATGGACAACACTGTAGTTAATATTTTAGTATCTAGATCATTGTGCTTATCAGTGAATATTCCTGTAGGGCAAATTCCTAGAGTTAGAGTTGCTGGCTCAGAGAggatacatattaatattttgaattatGCTATCACATTTTCCTCCAAGAGCAATTTATATTTGCTTCAGCCAATAGAATCTCATTGCAGTTTGTATTTCAAGGCCTGAATACATCGTTTATATCAGTGTGATCGCATGGGCACTGCAGTGGCAACTACCGCATGGGAACTGCAGTTCCAACTACAGTGATtggaattcattttctttattttggctggaATTTCTTTGAGTTACTTTAATAGCTCTGATTATAGCTTATTAACCTGAAGTTCCAACTTAGGGTCTTAAATATATGAttaagaagaacagaaaaattatttaatgctttttttaGACAAAAACTTTGGACAGTAGAAGAGGagtagaaagtaaaagaggagtaGGAAAAAAACTGGGCATTGGCAGTCAAAAGTCTGGCCTGGATTAGTtgctgcttttcattttatagatgaaaagagAAGCTCACTTCCCCACAGACAGTGACAGAACAATAACCAAATCTCAAGAAAAATCAACTTCAAATCCGTGTGTTTGTTGATGTTTTAAATTGAGGACCctgtattttttagattacatGTGATAACATTTACATCAATATTGTTGGGtataatgtttttatataatgaaaatacaagtgaaatgtattattttcagttaaaatttccttctctgtataCTGTCCGAGACTTCGTTTTCTCATCAATacactgttttgcttttttaataaacAGCAGTAAGCTGTGAGtttttatagtaatttttattcgttcatttatttttggctacgctgggtcttcactgctacactggcttctctctagttgtagtgctcaggcttcttttgttgtggagtgtgggctctagagcgcacaGACTTCgcttgtggcgtgtgggctcggTAGTCGCAGCTCcaaggctccagagcacagactcagtagttggggcGCATGGGTCCCGCTGCTCTGTGTcacatgggatcctcccagaccagggatcacacccatgtcttctgtattggcaggccacttctttaccgctgaaccatcAGGGCAGCCCTGATACAATGTTGATATTGtagtacctacttcatagggttcAGGGgagaattcagttttattttacatattcaaaACCTTTTGCACAGTGTCTGGAATGTAGTAAGCTCTTAATAAATCGAACTTCAGTATTCCTATAATTATCATTTTAACTCTGTTTTAACAGTATATTCAGCCTTGCTGTGACAGATGCAGTCTGCTCACCCCTGTACCTTCTGAGGGTAAGAGAGGCAGATTCGTAGGCCAGAAGACCCCATTTTGTCTGAAAGTTTCCCAAGAAGCTAAATTCACAACTGGGGTATAGCTTATTCACTACATAGGACCCCCCAAAATACCAAGAGGAGAGTTAGAAAACGTTGATGAACCACATTTCCTGACTTTTCTTTACCCCTCTGGACTTCCATTTTGAAATTTGATTAATCTTTTCTTTCAACTCTCTTTTCCAGGGAtttttatgtactcctttcctgtatttatccctccttcctgccctatTGTCTGCACTTATCCCACTTTGTTCTCTTTCACTGAGACTGCCTTACTTGTGTTCTCtcaacatttcctttctctttagaaGCCTACAGATCACTGtgtctttatcttctttttttcttaatattcatttatttggctgcacctggtcttagttgtagcacacgggatcttcagttgctgcatgtgggatctagttccctgaccaggtattgaacccggaCCTGCTGCACTGGGaacgtggaatcttagccactggatcactagggaagtgcCTGTATCATTATCCTTAATGCCTCCCTCTTAGCTCTCAGAATATAAGTTTCTATATATCTTCTTATTAAGACTTTCAAATATTTAGAAGCACctacattgtattttttttttccattacattTTTAGACAAAACTGGATTTCTGTCTATGTAGTGTCActcctcattttttaaagtcacttttgGGACTTGTTTTAATGCTCAcatcataacataaaattcattcAAATCAAACTGATTTGGAGAAGTTGTGAGAGTGAACAAAAGAGACTAGTACCATGCAGAGCTTTGTATAGAGAATGTGGTGTGATATTATTTGTGAGCTGTTCCATTTTGGTGTCAGTCCCTAGGGAAGGAAGTGGTTTCCTAATGGGGTGTGATCTGCACTCTTAGAAATAGTGATTGGCGTTTAATGATTAAATAGAAGAGGAGAATACATACCACTCCTCCCCTTTAAAGCTAAGCACATATATACTGAATGTCTTTTCATCATGGAAGGCAGTCTGGCCTAATCATAGAACAAATCTGAAAAGCTAAGGGAGTGAATTAACTATGCAGATCAAAATGCAAGGAAACCAAAATGATGCAGTGTTCTTAAAAGTAACTTTCAGAACCCAAATAAATGTAGTGGT
The nucleotide sequence above comes from Bubalus bubalis isolate 160015118507 breed Murrah chromosome 10, NDDB_SH_1, whole genome shotgun sequence. Encoded proteins:
- the LOC102401267 gene encoding 60S ribosomal protein L23a translates to MAQKAKKEAPAPPEAEAKAKALKAKKAVLKGVHSHKKKKEDPSSPTFRRPKTLQLRRQPKYPRKSAPRRNKLDHYAIIKFPLTTKSAMKKIEDNNTLVFIVDVKANKHQIKQAVKKLYDIDVAKVNTLIRPDGEKKAYVRLAPDYDALDVANKIGII